In Streptomyces sp. NBC_00569, a single genomic region encodes these proteins:
- a CDS encoding phosphatidylglycerol lysyltransferase domain-containing protein has translation MADEHTSAPPARPAHASTPTTKRAAAFLVWYLRVVTFINFLSAVWVSLGQDLQRHNTDNYFTPYLLTAGFASGVFTWFLAITMRRRKRAAWILNLVLSGLFLVLFVVVMFFPEVRRYAQNWISLVLTAAFVVALLLGRREFYAKGDRSNAKLAAAVGIGGLLVTSLFATFLVTVTNQAHNGHHSTFLERWRYGTLRLISVATDESRYPGITSPNWVNVAINILSTLLLLAVAYAAFRSRKAVDPITPDDEARLRALLDKEGDRDSLGYFALRREKSVVWSPTGKAAVAYRVVGGVSLASGDPIGDPEAWPGAIAPWLMEAREHGWSPAVMGASEEAGTIYARHGLDALELGDEAIVEIPEFTLEGRAMRTVRQAYNRVKRAGYEVRIRRHEDIPAEEMTYLLQRADDWRDGATERGFSMALGRLGDPADGRCVMLECSDGKGELKAVLSFVPWGPEGLSLDLMRRDRDSENGLMEFMVIELLQRAAEIGITQVSLNFAMFRSVFERGSRLGAGPVLRLWRSLLSFFSRWWQIESLYRANAKYRPIWEPRFLLFEKSADLPRIGLASARAEGFLEAPGLPNWMHRRHLEPRP, from the coding sequence ATGGCAGATGAACACACGAGCGCTCCACCCGCGCGCCCCGCCCACGCCTCCACCCCCACCACGAAGCGGGCGGCCGCCTTCCTCGTCTGGTACCTGCGCGTCGTCACGTTCATCAACTTCCTGAGCGCGGTCTGGGTCTCCCTCGGCCAGGACCTGCAACGGCACAACACCGACAACTACTTCACCCCGTACCTGCTGACCGCCGGCTTCGCGTCCGGGGTCTTCACCTGGTTCCTGGCGATCACGATGCGCCGCCGCAAGCGCGCCGCGTGGATCCTCAACCTCGTGCTCAGCGGGCTCTTCCTGGTCCTGTTCGTCGTCGTCATGTTCTTCCCCGAGGTGCGCCGCTACGCGCAGAACTGGATCTCGCTCGTCCTGACCGCCGCGTTCGTCGTCGCGCTGCTGCTCGGGCGGCGGGAGTTCTACGCGAAGGGCGACCGCTCGAACGCGAAGCTCGCGGCCGCGGTCGGGATCGGCGGACTCCTCGTGACGTCCCTGTTCGCGACGTTCCTGGTGACCGTCACCAACCAGGCGCACAACGGACACCACTCGACGTTCCTCGAGCGCTGGCGCTACGGCACCCTGCGCCTCATCTCGGTCGCCACCGACGAGTCCCGCTACCCCGGCATCACGTCGCCGAACTGGGTCAACGTCGCCATCAACATCCTGAGCACCCTCCTCCTGCTCGCCGTCGCGTACGCCGCGTTCCGCTCCCGCAAGGCCGTCGACCCCATCACCCCCGACGACGAGGCCAGGCTGCGCGCGCTGCTCGACAAGGAGGGCGACCGGGACTCGCTCGGCTACTTCGCGCTGCGCCGCGAGAAGAGCGTCGTGTGGTCGCCGACGGGCAAGGCGGCCGTGGCGTACCGCGTCGTCGGCGGGGTCTCTCTCGCGTCGGGCGATCCGATCGGCGACCCCGAGGCCTGGCCCGGCGCGATCGCACCCTGGCTCATGGAGGCGCGCGAACACGGCTGGAGCCCGGCCGTGATGGGCGCGAGCGAGGAGGCGGGCACCATCTACGCCCGGCACGGCCTCGACGCCCTCGAACTCGGCGACGAAGCCATCGTCGAGATCCCTGAGTTCACCCTGGAGGGCCGCGCCATGCGCACCGTCCGGCAGGCCTACAACCGGGTCAAGCGCGCGGGTTACGAGGTGCGGATCCGGCGCCACGAGGACATCCCCGCCGAGGAGATGACGTACTTGCTCCAGCGCGCCGACGACTGGCGCGACGGGGCGACCGAGCGCGGCTTCTCGATGGCGCTCGGGCGGCTCGGCGACCCGGCGGACGGACGCTGCGTGATGCTCGAATGCTCCGACGGGAAAGGCGAGTTGAAGGCCGTGCTCTCGTTCGTCCCGTGGGGACCGGAGGGGCTCTCGCTCGACCTGATGCGGCGCGACAGGGACTCCGAGAACGGGCTGATGGAGTTCATGGTGATCGAACTGCTCCAGCGGGCCGCGGAGATCGGGATCACGCAGGTGTCGCTGAACTTCGCGATGTTCCGGTCCGTCTTCGAGCGTGGCTCGCGGCTCGGCGCGGGCCCGGTGCTGCGCCTGTGGCGCTCGCTGCTCAGCTTCTTCTCACGGTGGTGGCAGATCGAATCCCTGTACCGGGCCAACGCGAAGTACCGGCCCATCTGGGAACCCCGCTTCCTGCTCTTCGAGAAGAGCGCCGACCTGCCGCGGATCGGCCTCGCCTCCGCACGCGCCGAGGGCTTCCTGGAGGCGCCGGGCCTGCCGAACTGGATGCACCGCAGGCATCTGGAGCCGCGCCCGTGA
- the cobT gene encoding nicotinate-nucleotide--dimethylbenzimidazole phosphoribosyltransferase: protein MSSLNLDDFTDLIERPDGGTRRDAEERRARFAVPPGALGRLDELGEWLSAAQAAVPVKPLERPRVVLFAGDHGVAELGVSARPAGSAAALVRQAVEGGSASAILARRLGVPVRVVDMSLDCEPDELPAEVVRHRVRRSSGRIDIEDALTPEEAEAAFRAGMAVADEEADSGTDLVVLGDLSVGGTTAAATLIAALCGTDASVVTGRGGSPIDDLAWMRKCAAVRDALRRARPVLGDQLALLGAVGGADLAAATGFLLQSAVRRTPVILDGVVSAACALVGQRIAFRAPDWWLAGQSSGEPAQAKALDRMAMEPLLDQGVTVGEGAGALLALPLVQAAAALAAELPEAPQAAEQPSAAEEPETADATE from the coding sequence ATGAGCTCGCTGAATCTCGACGACTTCACCGATCTGATCGAGCGCCCCGACGGCGGGACGCGCCGCGACGCCGAGGAACGCCGTGCCCGCTTCGCGGTGCCGCCCGGCGCGCTCGGCCGCCTCGACGAGCTGGGCGAGTGGCTGTCGGCCGCCCAGGCCGCCGTGCCGGTCAAGCCGCTGGAGCGGCCGCGCGTGGTGCTGTTCGCGGGTGACCACGGGGTCGCGGAGCTCGGGGTGTCGGCGCGGCCCGCGGGAAGTGCCGCGGCGCTGGTGCGCCAGGCCGTCGAGGGCGGGAGCGCGTCGGCGATCCTCGCGCGGCGCCTGGGAGTTCCGGTACGGGTCGTCGACATGTCACTGGACTGCGAGCCCGACGAACTGCCCGCCGAGGTCGTACGGCACCGGGTGCGCAGGTCGTCCGGGCGCATCGACATCGAGGACGCGCTGACGCCCGAGGAGGCGGAGGCGGCGTTCCGTGCGGGCATGGCCGTCGCCGACGAGGAGGCGGACTCCGGCACGGACCTGGTGGTCCTCGGGGATCTCAGCGTGGGCGGGACCACTGCGGCCGCGACGCTGATCGCGGCGCTGTGCGGGACGGACGCGTCCGTGGTGACCGGGCGCGGCGGCTCTCCGATCGACGACCTGGCGTGGATGCGCAAGTGCGCGGCCGTGCGGGACGCCCTGCGGCGGGCCAGGCCCGTGCTCGGCGACCAGCTGGCGCTGCTCGGCGCGGTGGGCGGCGCGGACCTCGCCGCCGCGACCGGGTTCCTGCTGCAGAGCGCGGTGCGGCGTACGCCGGTGATCCTGGACGGCGTGGTGTCGGCGGCGTGCGCGCTCGTCGGGCAGCGGATCGCTTTCCGGGCGCCGGACTGGTGGCTGGCGGGCCAGTCGAGCGGTGAGCCCGCGCAGGCGAAGGCGCTGGACCGGATGGCGATGGAGCCGCTGCTCGACCAGGGCGTGACGGTGGGCGAGGGAGCCGGGGCGCTGCTCGCGCTGCCGCTGGTACAGGCTGCCGCGGCGCTGGCGGCGGAGCTGCCGGAGGCCCCGCAGGCCGCCGAGCAGCCGTCGGCCGCCGAGGAGCCGGAGACCGCGGACGCGACCGAGTAG
- a CDS encoding adenosylcobinamide-GDP ribazoletransferase, whose translation MPATPADGLRFAFGTLTVLPVKVTRWDREAARAGMLCAPVAGLVVGLAAAALGGILTLLGAGPLLAAVASVSVPAALTRGLHLDGLADTADGLGSGKPAEDALRIMKQSDIGPFGVITLVLALLAQVAALTELYAHSWARGALAAVVSALAARLALTLASRAGVPPARPEGLGAAVAGTVPVRGALLAAAVTVCAAGAAGAVTGSAYGAVRGAAAAVLACCAAELLLRHCVRRFGGVTGDVFGGVAETAATTALVVLTFG comes from the coding sequence ATGCCCGCAACCCCGGCCGACGGCCTCCGCTTCGCCTTCGGCACCCTCACCGTGCTCCCGGTCAAGGTCACCCGATGGGACCGCGAGGCGGCCCGCGCCGGAATGCTCTGTGCCCCCGTCGCCGGGCTCGTCGTGGGCCTGGCCGCCGCCGCGCTCGGCGGGATCCTGACGCTGCTCGGCGCCGGACCGCTGCTCGCGGCCGTGGCGAGCGTGAGCGTCCCGGCCGCGCTGACCCGGGGACTGCACCTGGACGGGCTCGCCGACACCGCCGACGGCCTCGGCAGCGGCAAGCCGGCCGAGGACGCGCTGCGCATCATGAAGCAGTCGGACATCGGCCCGTTCGGCGTCATCACCCTCGTGCTCGCGCTCCTCGCCCAGGTCGCCGCGCTCACCGAGCTGTACGCGCACTCGTGGGCCCGCGGCGCGCTCGCCGCCGTCGTCTCGGCACTCGCCGCCCGGCTCGCGCTCACCCTGGCCTCGCGCGCCGGTGTCCCGCCGGCCCGGCCCGAGGGCCTGGGCGCGGCCGTCGCCGGGACGGTGCCCGTGCGCGGGGCGCTGCTCGCCGCCGCCGTGACCGTGTGCGCCGCCGGTGCCGCGGGCGCCGTCACCGGCTCGGCGTACGGCGCCGTGCGCGGCGCGGCGGCCGCCGTACTGGCCTGCTGCGCGGCCGAACTCCTGCTGCGCCACTGCGTGCGCCGCTTCGGCGGAGTGACCGGTGACGTCTTCGGCGGCGTCGCCGAGACCGCCGCAACCACGGCCCTCGTCGTCCTCACCTTCGGCTGA